One stretch of Saccharopolyspora erythraea DNA includes these proteins:
- a CDS encoding acetyl-CoA carboxylase biotin carboxyl carrier protein, whose amino-acid sequence MTAHITDGTGVTRIAGEAPEHGDSLATLRAEAERLMRAAGRPVRRVSLRAGGNAIEVDWETGDEPAGAAAPVGPADPPVEEAAGEDRAIRVVAPLVGTFYHAPSPGDAPFVEVGDVVEEGQQLGIIEAMKLMNPITADRPGRVRAIRVPDGDLVEFEQVLVELDPVEEV is encoded by the coding sequence ATGACCGCGCACATCACCGACGGAACCGGCGTCACCCGGATCGCGGGTGAGGCACCCGAACACGGCGACAGCCTCGCGACCCTGCGCGCCGAGGCGGAACGGCTGATGCGCGCGGCGGGGCGGCCGGTGCGCCGGGTGAGCCTGCGCGCCGGCGGCAACGCGATCGAGGTCGACTGGGAGACCGGCGACGAGCCGGCAGGTGCAGCGGCGCCGGTCGGGCCCGCTGATCCGCCGGTCGAGGAGGCTGCGGGGGAGGACCGCGCGATCCGCGTCGTCGCGCCGCTCGTCGGCACCTTCTACCACGCCCCGTCACCGGGCGACGCACCGTTCGTCGAGGTCGGCGACGTGGTGGAGGAGGGCCAGCAGCTCGGCATCATCGAGGCGATGAAGCTGATGAACCCGATCACGGCCGACCGGCCGGGGCGGGTCCGCGCCATCCGGGTCCCCGACGGCGACCTGGTGGAGTTCGAGCAGGTGCTGGTCGAGCTCGACCCCGTCGAGGAGGTGTGA
- the accC gene encoding acetyl-CoA carboxylase biotin carboxylase subunit, which produces MFAKVLVANRGEIALRIIRACRELGIATVAAYSTADAHSLPVRSADEAVRIGPSAARQSYLSIPNIIGAARKTGADAIHPGYGFLSEDPYFAEICQEHGITLIGPPPGVMDVLGDKASTRRVMRDAGLPLLPGTLSPVASAGEAERIAGEIGYPVIIKASAGGGGSGITVVRDPGSLPSALAETRATAQTLFKDPSVYLEKYLSPAHHVEIQVVCDSHGGAVHLGERDCSVQRRNQKLVEEAPSPRVDDDLRARMGRAAVDGAVAAGYQGVGTAEFLLDDDGEFWFMEVNPRIQVEHPVTELVTSLDLVREQIRIAAGERLSVHQQDVRMHGHAVECRVNAEDPDRGFAATPGTIEEYVVPGGPGVRVDSHCFPGCTVPPNYDSMIAKLLVWAEDRDRALDRMGRALDEYRVEGRGMATTIGFHREVVDHPVFRRGAACTDFVRQLRES; this is translated from the coding sequence GTGTTCGCCAAGGTGCTCGTCGCCAACCGCGGGGAGATCGCGCTGCGGATCATCCGCGCCTGCCGCGAGCTCGGCATCGCCACGGTCGCGGCGTACTCCACCGCGGACGCGCACTCGCTGCCGGTCCGGTCGGCCGACGAAGCGGTCCGGATCGGCCCCTCGGCGGCGCGGCAGAGCTACCTCAGCATCCCCAACATCATCGGAGCCGCCCGCAAGACCGGCGCCGACGCCATCCACCCCGGCTACGGCTTCCTGTCGGAGGACCCCTACTTCGCCGAGATCTGCCAGGAGCACGGCATCACCCTGATCGGCCCGCCGCCCGGGGTCATGGACGTGCTCGGCGACAAGGCGAGCACCCGCCGGGTCATGCGCGACGCGGGCCTGCCGCTGCTGCCCGGCACGTTGTCGCCGGTGGCCTCCGCGGGAGAGGCGGAGCGGATCGCGGGGGAGATCGGCTACCCGGTCATCATCAAGGCGTCCGCGGGCGGCGGCGGCAGCGGCATCACCGTCGTGCGCGACCCCGGGAGCCTGCCCTCGGCGCTGGCCGAGACCAGGGCCACCGCGCAGACGCTGTTCAAGGACCCGTCGGTCTACCTGGAGAAGTACCTCAGTCCGGCGCACCACGTGGAGATCCAGGTCGTCTGCGACTCCCACGGCGGCGCGGTCCACCTCGGCGAACGCGACTGCTCGGTGCAGCGGCGCAACCAGAAGCTCGTGGAGGAGGCGCCCTCGCCGCGCGTGGACGACGACCTGCGCGCCCGGATGGGCCGCGCGGCCGTCGACGGTGCCGTGGCCGCCGGGTACCAGGGCGTGGGGACCGCGGAGTTCCTGCTCGACGACGACGGCGAGTTCTGGTTCATGGAGGTCAACCCGCGCATCCAGGTCGAACATCCGGTGACCGAGCTGGTCACCTCGCTAGACCTGGTGCGCGAGCAGATCCGCATCGCCGCGGGGGAGAGGCTGTCGGTGCACCAGCAGGACGTGCGGATGCACGGCCACGCCGTGGAGTGCCGGGTCAACGCCGAGGACCCGGACCGCGGTTTCGCCGCGACACCGGGAACGATCGAGGAGTACGTGGTGCCGGGCGGTCCCGGGGTGCGGGTGGACTCCCACTGCTTCCCCGGCTGCACCGTGCCCCCGAACTACGACTCGATGATCGCCAAGCTCCTGGTCTGGGCGGAGGACCGCGACAGGGCGCTGGACCGGATGGGCCGCGCCCTGGACGAGTACCGGGTCGAGGGCAGGGGCATGGCCACCACCATCGGTTTCCACCGCGAGGTGGTCGACCACCCGGTGTTCCGCCGCGGCGCCGCCTGCACCGACTTCGTGCGGCAGCTCCGCGAGAGCTGA
- a CDS encoding RNA polymerase sigma factor: MPALGTAGRETTAEAEPAEREPRTEPVPLVDRCRRGDRRAWNELVRCYSPVIWTVARSYELSAPDCEDVCQLTWQRLVEHLPRLHRADRIRPWLVTVAKREAIRNRRVRVRTVPVADPTEVGPGRASTGATPEEVAVTHDRDREVLAAFRLLPEKHQALLGMLVSDPGTSYDDVAEALRMPRGSVGPTRMRVLARMRDMLTSEDGSDPL; this comes from the coding sequence ATGCCTGCGTTGGGGACTGCCGGCCGGGAGACGACCGCGGAGGCCGAGCCCGCCGAGAGAGAGCCGCGGACCGAGCCGGTACCGCTGGTCGACCGGTGCCGTCGTGGCGACCGGCGTGCCTGGAACGAGCTCGTGCGCTGCTACAGCCCGGTCATCTGGACCGTGGCCCGCTCCTACGAACTGTCCGCGCCGGACTGCGAGGACGTGTGCCAGCTGACCTGGCAGCGGCTCGTCGAGCACCTGCCGAGGCTGCACCGGGCCGACCGCATCCGGCCGTGGCTGGTCACCGTCGCCAAGCGGGAGGCCATCCGGAACCGGCGGGTGCGGGTCCGCACGGTGCCCGTCGCCGATCCCACCGAGGTCGGGCCCGGACGCGCGTCGACCGGTGCGACACCCGAGGAAGTGGCGGTCACCCACGATCGCGACCGGGAGGTGCTCGCCGCCTTCCGCCTGCTGCCGGAGAAGCACCAGGCGCTGCTGGGAATGCTCGTGTCCGATCCCGGTACCAGCTACGACGACGTCGCCGAGGCCCTGCGGATGCCGCGGGGGTCGGTCGGCCCGACGCGGATGCGCGTACTGGCCAGGATGCGCGACATGCTCACCTCCGAAGACGGTTCGGACCCGCTGTGA
- a CDS encoding Clp protease N-terminal domain-containing protein, whose translation MFERFTRTARDTVVRAVEEAKRAEAAEVTAEHLALALLATPSGALLAEHGVRREDIASAYETARRRAGLSESDASALRELGIEVDHVVGSVEGAHGTGAMVPRRRRRRFGPRGHVPVAADTKEVLRRCLREALDMGDRQLDDRHLLLGLVTTSGVAADLLDAHGIGYAALRARPRKAS comes from the coding sequence ATGTTCGAGCGATTCACGCGCACCGCCCGCGACACCGTCGTCAGGGCCGTCGAGGAGGCCAAGCGGGCCGAAGCCGCCGAGGTCACCGCGGAGCACCTGGCGCTGGCGCTGCTGGCGACCCCGAGCGGGGCGCTGCTGGCCGAGCACGGCGTGCGGCGCGAGGACATCGCGTCGGCCTACGAGACGGCCCGCCGCCGCGCCGGGCTCTCCGAGTCCGACGCCTCCGCGCTGCGCGAACTGGGCATCGAGGTGGACCACGTCGTCGGCAGCGTCGAAGGCGCCCACGGCACCGGAGCGATGGTGCCGCGCCGGCGCCGCCGGCGCTTCGGCCCGCGCGGGCACGTCCCCGTCGCCGCCGACACCAAGGAGGTGCTGCGGCGCTGCCTGCGGGAGGCGCTGGACATGGGTGACCGGCAGCTCGACGACCGCCACCTGCTGCTCGGGCTGGTCACCACCTCCGGCGTCGCGGCCGACCTGCTGGACGCGCACGGGATCGGCTACGCGGCGCTGCGTGCCCGCCCGCGCAAGGCGAGCTGA
- a CDS encoding helix-turn-helix domain-containing protein — protein sequence MTEATELASAAGGRDPRAGLRAVAALRKLLEQLESVQVRNARNQGWSWQEVANELGVSRQAVHKKHGRA from the coding sequence ATGACTGAAGCGACGGAACTGGCCTCGGCCGCGGGCGGCCGCGACCCGCGCGCGGGCCTGCGCGCCGTGGCCGCCCTGCGCAAGCTGCTCGAACAGCTCGAGTCGGTGCAGGTCCGCAACGCGCGCAACCAGGGCTGGTCGTGGCAGGAGGTCGCCAACGAGCTGGGGGTCTCGCGGCAGGCGGTCCACAAGAAGCACGGGAGGGCATGA
- a CDS encoding SRPBCC family protein: MSEQIDLSFDIEATTKVDASPDEVYRVVSDITRMGEWSPECTGGEWVLGEPGAVGSRFHGHNRAGEETWTTECEVVAAVPGREFAWAVLTYARSAETSVWSFAIEPDGGGCALTQRYRMQEPPSRFASYLRGMDDDQAAALGAKRRAMLEDAMSRTVAEIKAAAEG, translated from the coding sequence ATGAGCGAGCAGATCGATCTGTCCTTCGACATCGAGGCCACGACGAAGGTCGACGCGTCCCCCGATGAGGTCTACCGGGTCGTCAGCGACATCACTCGCATGGGCGAGTGGAGCCCGGAGTGCACCGGCGGCGAGTGGGTGCTTGGCGAGCCCGGCGCGGTCGGGTCCCGGTTCCACGGGCACAACCGGGCGGGCGAGGAGACGTGGACCACCGAGTGCGAGGTCGTGGCCGCGGTCCCGGGCCGGGAGTTCGCGTGGGCGGTGCTGACCTACGCCAGGAGCGCCGAGACCTCGGTCTGGTCGTTCGCGATCGAGCCGGACGGCGGCGGGTGCGCGCTCACCCAGCGCTATCGCATGCAGGAGCCGCCTTCCAGGTTCGCGAGCTACCTCCGGGGCATGGACGACGACCAGGCCGCGGCCCTGGGCGCGAAGCGGCGGGCGATGCTCGAGGACGCCATGTCCAGGACGGTCGCCGAGATCAAGGCGGCCGCGGAGGGCTGA
- a CDS encoding peptidylprolyl isomerase — MAEDNGSLVGTTLTATLHTTQGDIRVNLFPNKAPKTVANFVGLAEGTKEYDAPNAKGERSGPFYDGVIFHRVIEGFMIQTGDPTGTGRGGPGYQFGDEFHPELQFDRPYLLAMANAGPGTNGSQFFITVGATSWLNYKHTIFGEVADQASRDVVDAIATTATGPADRPVNDIVIEKVAVERGEG, encoded by the coding sequence GTGGCTGAAGACAACGGATCGCTCGTTGGGACGACGTTGACCGCGACCCTGCACACGACGCAGGGCGACATCCGGGTCAACCTCTTCCCGAACAAGGCGCCCAAGACCGTCGCGAACTTCGTCGGCCTGGCCGAAGGAACCAAGGAGTACGACGCCCCGAACGCGAAGGGCGAGCGCTCCGGGCCGTTCTACGACGGGGTCATCTTCCACCGGGTCATCGAGGGCTTCATGATCCAGACGGGAGACCCGACCGGTACCGGGCGCGGTGGCCCCGGCTACCAGTTCGGCGACGAGTTCCACCCGGAGCTGCAGTTCGACCGGCCGTACCTGCTGGCGATGGCCAACGCGGGTCCCGGCACCAACGGCTCGCAGTTCTTCATCACCGTGGGCGCGACGAGCTGGCTGAACTACAAGCACACGATCTTCGGCGAGGTCGCCGACCAGGCCTCGCGCGATGTCGTCGACGCCATCGCCACGACCGCGACCGGTCCCGCCGACCGCCCGGTCAACGACATCGTGATCGAGAAGGTCGCCGTGGAGCGCGGCGAGGGCTGA
- a CDS encoding rhomboid family intramembrane serine protease, whose amino-acid sequence MTVPPHGQPTGSDGAPPLQACVRHPDRPTGLRCTRCERPACPDCLREASVGYHCVDCVQAGRGGTRQPVTVAGARLAAKPIVVPVLIALNVLVHVYTSVQAGSGMDNFDSDGFATSALLPILVAGGQWWRLVTSGFLHIGLPHLAMNMIALWVIGRDLELVLGRLRFTAVYFLSLLGGSTAVFVFGELVQPVAGASGAVYGLMGGIAVAALRLKVSLRPVLIVIGLNVLLSVTIPGLSLLGHLGGLFVGAAATAALVYAPRQRRLLFQGGALAAIFLVLAVALVTKDMSLGNMVCTGYGGDGTRCGVI is encoded by the coding sequence GTGACGGTACCGCCGCACGGGCAGCCGACCGGTTCGGACGGGGCGCCGCCGCTGCAGGCGTGCGTGCGCCACCCGGACCGGCCGACCGGGCTGCGCTGCACGCGCTGCGAACGCCCGGCCTGCCCGGACTGCCTCCGCGAGGCTTCGGTGGGCTACCACTGCGTCGACTGCGTGCAGGCCGGGCGCGGCGGCACCCGCCAGCCGGTCACGGTCGCGGGTGCGCGACTGGCCGCCAAGCCGATCGTCGTGCCGGTGCTGATCGCGCTCAACGTGCTGGTGCACGTCTACACGTCCGTCCAGGCAGGCAGCGGGATGGACAACTTCGACTCCGACGGGTTCGCCACGTCGGCGCTGCTGCCGATCCTGGTCGCGGGCGGCCAGTGGTGGCGGCTGGTCACGTCCGGCTTCCTGCACATCGGGCTGCCCCACCTGGCGATGAACATGATCGCGCTGTGGGTGATCGGCCGGGACCTCGAACTGGTGCTGGGCCGCCTGCGGTTCACCGCGGTCTACTTCCTGTCGCTGCTCGGCGGCAGCACCGCGGTGTTCGTGTTCGGCGAGCTGGTGCAGCCGGTCGCCGGGGCATCCGGCGCGGTGTACGGCCTGATGGGCGGCATCGCGGTCGCCGCGCTGCGGCTGAAGGTCAGCCTGCGGCCGGTGCTCATCGTGATCGGCCTGAACGTGCTGCTCAGCGTCACCATCCCGGGGCTGTCCCTGCTGGGGCACCTGGGCGGGCTGTTCGTCGGTGCCGCCGCGACGGCGGCGCTGGTCTACGCGCCGAGGCAGCGCAGGCTGCTGTTCCAGGGCGGGGCGCTCGCGGCGATCTTCCTGGTGCTCGCCGTCGCGCTGGTCACCAAGGACATGTCGCTGGGCAACATGGTCTGCACCGGCTACGGCGGCGATGGCACCCGCTGCGGCGTGATCTAG
- a CDS encoding PH domain-containing protein encodes MQPEVSREWSTPVGLAASGWVLTAAAAVWWLLSGSALDRLFVGVVVVVLAAASAYATLCRPRLSAGAEGVAVRGLHGRRAWPWPAVTVRTERSSRLGRTVEVLAIDTADDELVVLTRLDLGADPVEVAEALNAMRPG; translated from the coding sequence GTGCAGCCCGAGGTTTCGCGCGAGTGGTCCACACCCGTCGGCCTGGCCGCTTCCGGGTGGGTGCTCACCGCCGCCGCGGCGGTGTGGTGGCTGCTGAGCGGCAGCGCGCTGGACCGGTTGTTCGTCGGCGTGGTGGTGGTCGTGCTCGCGGCCGCCTCGGCCTACGCCACGCTCTGCCGGCCGCGGCTCAGCGCCGGCGCCGAAGGCGTCGCCGTGCGCGGGCTGCACGGACGCAGGGCCTGGCCTTGGCCTGCGGTGACCGTGCGAACCGAGCGCAGCTCGCGGCTCGGCCGCACTGTAGAGGTGCTCGCCATCGACACCGCCGACGACGAGCTCGTGGTGCTGACCAGGCTCGACCTCGGAGCCGATCCGGTCGAGGTCGCGGAGGCGCTGAACGCGATGCGGCCCGGCTAG
- the crgA gene encoding cell division protein CrgA has protein sequence MPKSKVRKKDSSTPVADRRTPVKAKAVGPSHPIYVVVMLGMMVIGLLWLVVNYLAGDKIPFMADLEAWNFAVGFAFMIVGLLMTMRWR, from the coding sequence ATGCCGAAGTCCAAAGTCCGCAAGAAGGACTCCTCCACCCCGGTGGCTGATCGCCGCACGCCGGTGAAGGCGAAGGCGGTAGGACCGTCGCACCCGATCTACGTCGTGGTCATGCTGGGCATGATGGTCATCGGCCTGCTGTGGCTGGTGGTCAACTACCTGGCCGGCGACAAGATCCCGTTCATGGCCGACCTGGAGGCGTGGAACTTCGCGGTCGGGTTCGCTTTCATGATCGTCGGGCTGCTGATGACCATGCGCTGGCGCTAG
- a CDS encoding class E sortase codes for MGSTDIAVAPPPDRRPQRVRAAARVFGEVLITLGLVLLLFVFYEVYVTDWFTARKQDDASRRLDRQWQAPGPPPPAPRQGDAFARLHIPAFGPDYRFTVLEGTDPATLAAGPGHYSATAQPGEQGNFAVAGHRIGKGAPFNDVDRLRSCDALVVETATEWYVYRVLPRAEEAAAWGSRATDPKCRGVAPIGVPYDLALGQRIVGPEQGEVIYPVPGRSRDTLPKDQQTRLITLTTCHPEFSAAQRLIVHGVLVKRYPKDPADPDLRPPELEER; via the coding sequence GTGGGGTCCACCGACATCGCAGTGGCACCACCGCCGGACCGCCGTCCCCAGCGGGTCCGCGCCGCCGCCCGGGTCTTCGGCGAGGTTCTCATCACCCTCGGCCTGGTGCTCCTGTTGTTCGTGTTCTACGAGGTCTACGTCACCGACTGGTTCACAGCGCGCAAGCAGGACGACGCGAGCCGCCGGCTCGACCGGCAGTGGCAGGCTCCGGGGCCTCCGCCGCCTGCGCCGCGGCAGGGCGACGCGTTCGCCCGGCTCCACATCCCCGCCTTCGGCCCCGACTACCGGTTCACGGTCCTCGAAGGCACAGATCCGGCGACGCTCGCGGCGGGACCCGGCCACTACTCGGCCACCGCCCAGCCCGGTGAGCAGGGCAACTTCGCGGTCGCCGGACACCGCATCGGCAAGGGCGCGCCGTTCAACGACGTTGACCGGCTGCGCTCCTGCGACGCGCTGGTCGTCGAGACCGCTACGGAGTGGTACGTCTACCGCGTGCTGCCGCGGGCGGAAGAGGCCGCGGCCTGGGGTTCCCGGGCGACCGACCCGAAGTGCCGGGGCGTGGCGCCGATCGGAGTGCCCTACGACCTGGCGCTTGGCCAGCGCATCGTCGGGCCGGAACAGGGCGAGGTCATCTACCCGGTACCCGGGAGGTCACGGGACACCCTGCCGAAGGACCAGCAGACCAGGCTCATCACCCTCACCACCTGCCACCCGGAGTTCTCCGCGGCGCAGCGCCTCATCGTGCACGGGGTGCTGGTCAAGCGGTACCCGAAGGACCCGGCCGACCCCGACCTGCGACCGCCCGAACTCGAGGAGCGCTGA
- a CDS encoding aminodeoxychorismate/anthranilate synthase component II has translation MRVLVVDNYDSFVYNLVQYLAQLGAECVVRRNDVVADDEVEWSDGVLFSPGPGTPDRAGRTMELVRRCADERRPVLGVCLGHQAIGAAWGGVVERAPELLHGKVSEIRHDGAGVFAGLPEPFIATRYHSLIVRADTIPDEFEVTARTESGIVMGMRHRELPVEGVQFHPESVLTDGGHRMLANWMASAGNPVDERVVSQLEEGMRKVAAAARR, from the coding sequence GTGCGCGTACTCGTCGTCGACAACTACGACAGCTTCGTCTACAACCTCGTCCAATACTTGGCGCAGCTCGGCGCCGAATGCGTCGTGCGCCGCAACGACGTCGTCGCCGACGATGAGGTGGAGTGGTCCGACGGCGTGCTGTTCAGCCCCGGACCGGGCACCCCCGACCGGGCAGGCCGCACGATGGAGCTCGTCCGGCGCTGCGCCGACGAGCGGCGCCCGGTCCTCGGCGTGTGCCTCGGTCACCAGGCCATCGGCGCCGCGTGGGGCGGCGTCGTCGAGCGCGCCCCCGAGCTGCTGCACGGCAAGGTCAGCGAGATCCGCCACGACGGCGCCGGTGTCTTCGCCGGCCTGCCGGAACCCTTCATCGCGACCCGGTACCACTCGCTGATCGTCCGCGCCGACACCATCCCGGACGAGTTCGAGGTCACCGCCCGCACCGAGTCGGGCATCGTGATGGGCATGCGCCACCGCGAGCTGCCGGTCGAGGGCGTGCAGTTCCACCCCGAGTCGGTGCTCACCGACGGCGGCCACCGGATGCTGGCCAACTGGATGGCCTCGGCCGGGAACCCGGTCGACGAGCGCGTCGTGTCCCAGCTCGAAGAGGGCATGCGCAAGGTCGCCGCGGCCGCGCGCCGCTGA
- the pknB gene encoding Stk1 family PASTA domain-containing Ser/Thr kinase, with product MSSPRLLSNRYEIGDTLGYGGMSEVHRGRDIRLGRDVAVKVLRADLARDPTFQLRFRREAQNAAALNHPAIVAVYDTGETDSESGPLPYIVMEYVDGRTLRDIVKSEGPLPPRRAMEVMADASAALDFSHRHHIIHRDVKPANIMITRSGAVKVMDFGIARALTDGQAAVTQTAAVIGTAQYLSPEQARGESVDARSDVYASGCVLFELLTGEPPFTGDSPVAVAYQHVREDPRKPSDVNPQVPASLDAVVLKALSKNPANRYQSAAEMRADLVRVLSGQRPKAPMIMSEEERTSMIAPTPATEMMSPGGRHRSMEPAVEEDLDAEAQRKRRKNWMIALVTLICVAVFALVAWVANALLSGPTGDDRVAVPQLEGMTKSQALSELTAGNWLWQEQIPCPSSREDVGRVINQTPDPGVPIDKKQDRVRVCFGTGPEQVQIPDLRGMSMDQASAKLSEVGLTLGYNPKTREVDNDSQVDKILEWDPEGTVAKGTTINVVLGKKAEQRPVPDVRNMPYETADRLLSYAGFKVVRSERDSSEPAGIVVDQTPAADTKLKPGAQVTVYVSNGQQISMPSLTGLSPSDANRQLQQLGWNGRLVEQKESTTDSNLDNKVVRSSPSNGDKISKNQTITIYVGEYDSSPTTQPDDGFFPPFP from the coding sequence ATGAGCTCACCGCGACTTCTCTCCAACCGCTACGAGATCGGTGACACGCTCGGCTACGGCGGTATGTCGGAGGTGCACCGCGGCCGGGACATCCGGCTGGGGCGCGACGTGGCGGTCAAGGTCCTGCGCGCCGACCTGGCCCGGGACCCCACCTTCCAGCTCCGGTTCCGCCGCGAGGCGCAGAACGCCGCCGCCCTGAACCACCCGGCGATCGTCGCCGTCTACGACACGGGCGAGACCGACTCCGAGAGCGGTCCGCTGCCCTACATCGTGATGGAGTACGTGGACGGCCGGACGCTGCGCGACATCGTCAAGTCCGAGGGTCCGCTGCCGCCGCGCCGCGCGATGGAGGTCATGGCCGACGCCTCGGCCGCGCTGGACTTCAGCCACCGCCACCACATCATCCACCGCGACGTGAAGCCGGCCAACATCATGATCACCCGCTCCGGCGCGGTGAAGGTGATGGACTTCGGCATCGCGCGGGCGCTGACCGACGGGCAGGCAGCGGTCACCCAGACCGCCGCGGTGATAGGGACCGCCCAGTACCTCTCGCCCGAGCAGGCGAGGGGCGAGTCCGTCGACGCGCGAAGCGACGTCTACGCCTCGGGCTGCGTGCTGTTCGAGCTGCTCACCGGCGAGCCCCCGTTCACCGGTGACTCGCCGGTCGCGGTGGCCTACCAGCACGTGCGGGAGGACCCGCGCAAGCCTTCCGACGTCAACCCGCAGGTCCCGGCGTCGCTGGACGCCGTGGTGCTCAAGGCGTTGAGCAAGAACCCGGCGAACCGCTACCAGTCGGCCGCCGAGATGCGCGCCGACCTGGTGCGGGTGCTGTCCGGGCAGCGGCCGAAGGCTCCGATGATCATGTCGGAGGAGGAGCGGACCTCGATGATCGCTCCGACGCCCGCGACCGAGATGATGTCCCCGGGCGGACGCCACCGCAGCATGGAGCCCGCCGTCGAGGAGGACCTCGACGCCGAGGCGCAGCGCAAGCGGCGCAAGAACTGGATGATCGCGCTGGTCACGCTCATCTGCGTCGCGGTGTTCGCGCTGGTGGCGTGGGTGGCCAACGCGCTGCTGAGCGGGCCGACCGGCGACGACAGGGTCGCGGTTCCGCAGTTGGAGGGCATGACCAAGTCCCAGGCGCTCAGCGAGCTGACAGCCGGCAACTGGTTGTGGCAGGAGCAGATCCCGTGCCCGTCCAGCCGGGAGGACGTCGGCCGCGTCATCAACCAGACCCCGGACCCGGGCGTCCCGATCGACAAGAAGCAGGACCGGGTCAGGGTCTGCTTCGGCACCGGACCGGAGCAGGTCCAGATCCCGGACCTGCGCGGGATGTCCATGGACCAGGCCAGCGCCAAGCTGTCGGAGGTCGGGCTCACGCTCGGCTACAACCCCAAGACCCGCGAGGTCGACAACGACAGCCAGGTCGACAAGATCCTGGAGTGGGACCCGGAGGGCACCGTCGCCAAGGGCACCACGATCAACGTGGTGCTCGGCAAGAAGGCCGAGCAGCGGCCCGTCCCCGACGTCCGCAACATGCCGTACGAGACCGCCGATCGGCTGCTCAGCTACGCCGGTTTCAAGGTCGTGCGCTCGGAGCGCGACTCCAGCGAGCCCGCCGGCATAGTGGTCGACCAGACCCCGGCGGCCGACACCAAGCTGAAGCCGGGCGCGCAGGTGACGGTCTACGTCTCAAACGGGCAGCAGATCTCGATGCCTTCGCTGACCGGGCTCTCGCCCAGCGACGCCAACAGGCAGCTCCAGCAGCTCGGCTGGAACGGCCGGCTCGTCGAGCAGAAGGAGTCGACCACCGACAGCAATCTCGACAACAAGGTCGTGCGCAGCTCCCCGTCAAACGGCGACAAGATCAGCAAAAACCAGACGATCACGATCTACGTCGGCGAGTACGACAGTTCGCCGACCACGCAGCCCGACGACGGGTTCTTCCCGCCGTTCCCCTGA